One window of the Torulaspora delbrueckii CBS 1146 chromosome 6, complete genome genome contains the following:
- the ECM3 gene encoding putative ATPase ECM3 (similar to Saccharomyces cerevisiae YNL095C and ECM3 (YOR092W); ancestral locus Anc_2.192) has protein sequence MSIALGPVIWAAVRPIIKIYLIIGAGYILAKMGILSVEATRSISDIVLTILLPCLSFNKIVANIEDQDIKDVGIICLSSVLIFATGAFLAYVIRRTMPVPRKWYGGIIAGGMFPNISDLPIAYLQTMDQGFIFTPEEGEKGVACVIIFLAMFMICVFNLGGFRLIENDFHYNDEESGVSNEELNELPSQSTPSNDSSSAVGPHDTLPRPEKALTKSTGSESEDVSNSSSIDSVGDQPNSSSGSANTQSVQTRNDENIWDFIAARRTRSQPVALTEEPVRLRRPSVATTIRSIDLREGPPQDFNDLIREYSNVDQYGHPRRNSRLSDMDGAPVSYSKSSSSALEKLKSSDLKKILTSDATVNKRNIETSGGSLPRWLQKFPLTPYIVFFIKNCLRPCSMAVIIALIIAFIPWVKALFVTSANTPKIRQAPDNAPALSFIMDFTAYVGAASVPFGLLLLGATLGRLKIGKLYPGFWKSAALLVILKLCVMPIFGVLWCDRLVKAGWVNWEDDKMLLFVIAIDWALPTMTTLIYFTASYTPPDAPDPIQMECTSFFLMIQYPVMAISLPFLVSYFLKVQMKV, from the coding sequence ATGAGCATAGCTTTGGGGCCTGTCATTTGGGCAGCTGTAAGACCGATTATCAAAATTTATCTGATTATCGGCGCAGGTTACATTTTGGCCAAGATGGGCATTCTATCTGTGGAGGCTACAAGAAGTATATCTGATATTGTGCTTACGATATTATTGCCCTGTCTTTCTTTTAACAAGATTGTAGCGAACATTGAAGATCAGGACATCAAGGACGTCGGGATCATCTGTTTATCGTCCGTGCTTATCTTTGCCACAGGAGCATTCTTAGCATATGTCATCAGAAGAACTATGCCAGTGCCGAGAAAATGGTACGGTGGTATTATTGCCGGCGGCATGTTCCCGAATATCAGTGATCTGCCAATTGCATATTTACAAACTATGGATCAAGGGTTTATTTTCACCccagaagaaggtgaaaaggGAGTTGCTTGCGtgatcatttttcttgcaatGTTCATGATATGTGTGTTCAACCTGGGTGGTTTCCGATTGATCGAGAACGATTTCCACTATAATGACGAGGAAAGCGGGGTGTCTAATGAGGAACTCAATGAACTCCCATCGCAGAGCACACCCTCTAATGATTCTTCTAGTGCGGTAGGGCCACATGACACTTTGCCTAGACCCGAAAAGGCGCTAACAAAAAGCACTGGAAGTGAATCGGAAGATGTATCtaactcttcatcaatagatTCAGTAGGCGATCAGCCTAATTCATCATCGGGGTCAGCTAATACACAATCGGTACAGACTAGGAACGATGAAAATATATGGGACTTTATCGCGGCCCGTAGAACCAGGAGCCAACCGGTCGCGTTGACTGAGGAACCAGTTCGCCTAAGGAGGCCTTCTGTTGCCACCACTATTCGTTCCATCGATCTACGTGAGGGGCCTCCACAAGATTTCAATGATCTAATTAGAGAATACTCGAATGTTGATCAGTACGGCCACCCAAGGAGAAATTCACGTCTTTCTGACATGGACGGTGCGCCAGTAAGCTACTCTAAAAGTAGTTCTTCTGcattggaaaaattgaaatcgTCTGACCTGAAAAAGATCTTGACTTCGGATGCAACTGTCAATAAACGAAACATTGAGACTTCGGGTGGCTCTCTGCCTAGGTGGTTGCAGAAATTCCCACTGACTCCATACattgttttcttcattAAGAACTGTCTGAGACCTTGTTCAATGGCAGTTATCATAGCACTAATCATCGCGTTCATTCCGTGGGTAAAGGCTTTATTTGTCACTTCAGCTAATACGCCAAAAATCAGGCAAGCTCCAGATAATGCACCTGCTCTAAGTTTCATCATGGATTTTACAGCATACGTTGGCGCGGCCTCCGTGCCTTTCGGTCTTCTACTTTTAGGTGCCACTTTAGGGAGATTAAAGATTGGTAAATTGTATCCTGGCTTTTGGAAATCTGCCGCACTTTTAGTCATACTCAAACTATGCGTTATGCCAATTTTTGGTGTGCTTTGGTGCGATCGTCTAGTGAAAGCTGGATGGGTCAACTGGGAAGACGATAAAATGCTTTTATTTGTCATAGCGATAGATTGGGCTTTGCCAACTATGACTACGCTAATCTATTTCACTGCCAGTTATACACCACCCGATGCGCCGGATCCAATTCAAATGGAGTGCacatcattcttcttgatgattCAATATCCAGTAATGGCCATCAGTTTACCTTTCTTAGTCAgttatttcttgaaagtcCAAATGAAGGTCTGA
- the RFC5 gene encoding replication factor C subunit 5 (similar to Saccharomyces cerevisiae RFC5 (YBR087W); ancestral locus Anc_3.326): MSLWVDKYRPKSLQTLSHNDDLTNLLQSLSHQPRDLPHLLLYGPNGSGKKTRCMSLLASIFGSGVYRMKIDVRQFVTPSRRKLDLNVVSSAYHLEITPSDMGINDRIVIQELLKEVAQMEQVDFQDSADGLSHRYKCVVINEADSLTRDAQAALRRTMEKYSRNIRLIMVCDSMSSIISPIKSRCLMVRCPAPTDQETIKILNEVVTAENVKLESPEVLEKIATTSNGNLRTALLTLETMALNNEMNLRLNTPVIRPDWESVILKMANKIQKERSVGCLIECRAILYDLLAHCISARIILQELTFALMKNNNGDKVKIQIIESSSVFDERLSLGNKAIYHLEGFIAKVMCAIEG, from the coding sequence ATGTCATTGTGGGTTGATAAATACCGTCCCAAGAGTTTGCAAACTCTCTCGCATAACGATGATCTAACCAATCTGCTCCAATCGCTTTCGCACCAACCGCGTGATCTGCCACATCTTCTACTATATGGGCCCAACGGTAGTGGTAAGAAGACCAGATGTATGTCATTGTTAGCATCAATATTCGGATCCGGTGTGTATAGGATGAAGATCGACGTCAGACAGTTTGTGACTCCTTCCAGACGGAAACTGGACCTGAACGTTGTGAGTTCTGCATACCATTTGGAGATTACACCAAGTGATATGGGCATCAACGATAGAATTGTTATTCAGGAGCTATTGAAGGAGGTGGCACAAATGGAGCAAGTTGACTTTCAGGATTCTGCGGATGGTCTATCGCATAGATATAAATGCGTCGTCATTAATGAAGCAGATTCGCTGACAAGAGATGCTCAAGCCGCACTGAGGCGTACTATGGAGAAATATTCGAGGAACATCCGTTTGATCATGGTATGTGACTCAATGTCATCAATAATCTCACCAATTAAATCGCGATGTCTGATGGTCCGTTGTCCAGCTCCTACAGACCAAGAAACCATCAAAATACTTAACGAAGTCGTTACAGCcgaaaatgtcaaattGGAATCCCCAGAAGTGTTAGAAAAGATAGCTACGACATCGAATGGTAATCTGAGAACCGCTTTGTTGACACTTGAGACTATGGCATTGAACAATGAGATGAACTTGAGGTTGAATACCCCAGTGATAAGGCCCGATTGGGAGAGCGTTATCCTGAAGATGGCCAATAAGATTCAAAAAGAGAGATCCGTTGGTTGCCTCATCGAATGTCGAGCCATTCTTTATGACCTACTTGCGCATTGTATCTCTGCGAGAAtcattttgcaagaacTCACATTTGcgctgatgaagaataacAACGGTGACAAAGTAAAAATacaaatcattgaaagttCAAGTGTCTTTGATGAGAGACTCTCGCTTGGTAATAAAGCCATATACCATCTCGAGGGGTTTATTGCTAAAGTCATGTGTGCCATCGAGGGCTAA
- the MRPL16 gene encoding mitochondrial 54S ribosomal protein uL16m (similar to Saccharomyces cerevisiae MRPL16 (YBL038W); ancestral locus Anc_3.327), producing the protein MLANYLFKSGAKPLGFPQRFANFVRFKHEYAPRFKQVQKKQKGRVPVRIGGSTKGSSMQFGTYGMRLRTEGTRLTAQQLKEADNALMRYVRPLTNGKLYRRLCTNIAVCIKGNETRMGKGKGAFDHWMVRVPTGKVIFEMSGDDLHEKVAREAFRKAGTKLPGVYDFVSSESLVRVGLHGFKDPKTDPTINYVEQLKKKPTKEYLNLQKSKERPVRLFRGR; encoded by the coding sequence ATGCTTGCAAACTATTTGTTCAAGAGTGGTGCCAAGCCATTAGGTTTTCCGCAGcgttttgcaaattttgTGCGTTTCAAACATGAATATGCTCCAAGATTTAAACAAGTgcagaagaagcaaaaggGTCGGGTTCCCGTCCGTATAGGTGGTTCTACCAAGGGTTCTTCGATGCAATTCGGTACTTATGGGATGCGGTTGAGAACTGAAGGGACCAGATTGACTGCCCagcaattgaaagaagcagatAATGCGTTGATGAGATATGTCAGGCCGTTGACTAACGGTAAGCTATACAGAAGGCTTTGTACCAACATTGCTGTGTGTATCAAGGGTAATGAGACAAGAATGGGTAAAGGTAAAGGTGCGTTTGATCATTGGATGGTTAGAGTGCCCACCGGTAAAGTGATTTTTGAGATGAGTGGTGATGATTTACATGAAAAAGTAGCCCGTGAAGCGTTCAGGAAAGCTGGTACTAAATTACCAGGCGTATATGACTTTGTTTCCAGTGAATCGCTCGTAAGAGTTGGTTTACACGGTTTTAAGGACCCAAAGACTGATCCTACTATAAATTATGTGGAACAACTGAAAAAGAAACCTACAAAGGAATATTTGAATCTGCAAAAATCTAAGGAGAGACCGGTCAGGTTATTTAGAGGACGTTAG
- the CMR2 gene encoding Cmr2p (similar to Saccharomyces cerevisiae YOR093C; ancestral locus Anc_2.191): MPDYSIPANLPAFLQNQLKELVKDYNDEHLTVKGYETKRKLLLDQYANSHRLPISPARSASQNMTPLHRRNQSCGSNIRPTHTSPLQGDTNSIASSMYQNDSSTLNSSLRKSQIKHRRHQSLYRVTTGNSVSGYSSTGSKNKAPSVQLSIPSNEVSGVSYNPMIPLLAREPSPVALDSWDTILRGRFEHYAGETAIVNVNIKGKETSISWDKLYLRAEKIAHVLHKERLHKMDKVLLWYNRNEIIEFAVALFGCFVAGMVAVPISFETYSLNEIVEIIKLTNSKHLLISNECYSQADNLHSTSNHTKVKVIKSDFFAKVNFIKTDDLGVYSKAKSSAPKFDVPDVSYIEFTRTPLGRLSGVLMKHKILSNQCKILSNVINSRAMSHWKKSNIVRPLHKKDSFTRYTILNSLDPTRSTGLVLGTIFNVFSGNLLVSIDPRLLQRPGSYENLIDRYKADLLLNDQLQLKQVVINYLEDPQSTISKKHRIELSCIKCCLTSCTTIDTDVSDMIVNKWLKNLGCLDASVCYSPILTLLDFGGVFLSVRDQLGHLDNFQVHDAKLRLHDELFVNKEKLRGNVVEPSITAMMNSSSSFKEYLRLATFGFPIPDATVCVVNPDDNTLVPDLTVGEIWAHSQSLTDEFYQMNRITDFVFRAKLNYPKMFSFLAQEGSSSVANERLNTIMNVCPSSITFLRTKLMGFVHNGKIYVLSLVEDMFLQNQLVRLPNWAHTSDLNKVKQSNDDDNFIAQKNYNGTFPKMKRVVQTYYLQQITETVVRTVNTVLEVSAFELDHNKAEHFLAVVVESFIARTAATDEPVIASVAERQKEILLKKMNDLTEQIYRILWIFHRIQPFCVIVVPPNSLPRRYCSLELANSTVEKKFFSGELDAKFVKFQVDNIVLDFLPHSQYYNESIFSNHLSSLRRSALAEEFKEENPSSSEAGLQMSGIDYRDASIDLKTGKVLTDYDSILRILEFRIKNGSDSVSFSDGSESTGSSNENNINKKVTWSSFDTIVASFIKKIVGSKTPMKAGDRVIIMCENSVEYVAMILACMYCNFIIIPYAVLDENDAENATKKFANVVKAYGVSRIFTDARTFNLLDNGIAIAKAMKRYKHFFPKISSFSKVKKKSGLSIKTFQNLLKEKYATKPGTDPTAVPSVVWINHENDARSNIHVNMTHSALMKSCKIVKETLQLSSSHPIYSLSAHTNGMGFIMSCLLGIYVGCTTRLFSLPDVISDPRSFLLGLQNSGVKDLYLKPDTFHILIEKANSLVTNKTTAKATKKSASTVLRPDIFKSVANIMLPFTGRPEHSNIENLLKRNPALELNLTQISYIYHHHFNPFIALRSYLGIPPVNLYLDPVALREGTVDMVEPSAAGAGNFLRIQDSGIVPVCTDVAIVNPETHLPCYEGEFGEIWCCSEANAFSYSICNESLNSKASRSLTKDPFITDQFKSKLRSDIHKGLTYLRTGDLGLMKKMPCMDAQGNTVELCLLFVLGSINETVEILGLTHFVSDLERTVLAAHRDIERCIIAKAGGLLVCLIKCTSNSQARFASLTALIVSELLRNHGVILDLCAFIKKGTQSPNDWSKNRVTVMRQWFDQTLTIEEQFGINFGENISMYLLSEFEKGT; the protein is encoded by the coding sequence ATGCCTGATTATTCAATTCCAGCGAATTTGCCCGCTTTTCTTcagaaccaattgaaggaaCTGGTGAAAGACTATAATGATGAGCATTTAACTGTAAAGGGTTACGAAACCAAGAGAAAACTACTGCTAGATCAGTATGCAAACAGTCATAGGCTACCCATCTCCCCGGCTAGGTCAGCTAGTCAAAATATGACTCCACTCCATCGcagaaatcaaagttgcGGTTCCAATATACGCCCAACTCATACTTCGCCTTTACAGGGGGATACTAATTCCATTGCATCTTCAATGTACCAGAATGATAGTAGCACGCTAAACTCCTCGCTTAGAAAGTCTCAGATTAAACACCGTCGTCATCAATCACTCTATCGGGTCACTACAGGTAATTCGGTCTCTGGGTACTCAAGTACTGGTTCCAAGAACAAAGCGCCTTCTGTGCAACTATCTATACCGTCAAATGAAGTTTCGGGCGTGTCCTACAATCCGATGATACCGCTTCTGGCGAGGGAACCCAGTCCTGTAGCGTTAGATTCCTGGGATACGATTCTGCGGGGAAGGTTTGAACATTACGCCGGAGAGACCGCTATCGTGAATGTTAACATCAAGGGCAAAGAAACTTCTATCTCTTGGGATAAACTATACCTAAGAGCTGAGAAGATTGCGCACGTATTGCATAAGGAACGCCTGCATAAAATGGATAAGGTCCTGTTGTGGTATAACAGAAATGAGATCATTGAATTTGCAGTGGCATTATTTGGTTGCTTTGTGGCTGGTATGGTCGCCGTACCAATTTCCTTCGAGACTTACTCTTTAAACGAGATAGTGGAAATTATTAAACTAACAAACTCGAAGCATTTGCTTATTTCTAATGAATGTTATAGCCAGGCAGACAACTTACATTCGACGTCGAATCACACAAAAGTTAAGGTAATAAAAAGTGACTTTTTTGCCAAAGTCAACTTCATAAAAACTGATGATCTGGGCGTATACTCCAAGGCGAAGTCTTCTGCCCCCAAGTTTGATGTACCAGATGTCTCATACATCGaatttacaagaactcCGCTCGGTAGGCTATCAGGAGTGCTGATGAAGCacaaaattctttcaaatcaatgcAAGATACTGTCAAACGTCATTAACTCTCGCGCTATGTCTCAttggaagaagagcaaCATCGTCAGACCATTGCATAAGAAAGATTCCTTTACGAGGTATACTATTCTGAATAGTCTTGATCCAACTAGGTCTACAGGGCTTGTACTGGGAACTATCTTCAACGTTTTTTCCGGTAATCTTCTTGTCTCTATCGATCCCAGACTACTTCAAAGACCTGGCAGCTATGAGAACCTAATAGATAGGTATAAAGCTGATCTTTTACTTAACGATCAATTACAGCTAAAGCAGGTGGTCATCAACTACCTGGAAGATCCACAATCCACCATCTCGAAGAAGCACAGAATTGAACTCAGTTGTATCAAATGCTGTCTCACTTCGTGCACCACAATAGACACAGACGTCTCCGACATGATTGTCAATAAGTGGTTAAAAAATTTGGGCTGCCTAGATGCATCAGTGTGTTATTCTCCTATACTAACTTTACTTGATTTTGGAGGTGTATTCCTTTCAGTAAGAGATCAGCTTGGCCACTTGGACAATTTTCAGGTCCACGACGCTAAGCTACGTTTGCATGATGAGTTATTTGTGAATAAAGAGAAACTGAGGGGAAACGTTGTCGAACCAAGCATTACAgcaatgatgaattcttctagctcattcaaagaatatTTGCGACTGGCTACCTTTGGATTCCCTATACCTGACGCAACAGTTTGTGTTGTGAATCCCGACGACAATACCCTAGTACCAGATTTGACTGTTGGAGAGATTTGGGCTCACTCACAGAGTCTCACTGACGAGTTTTACCAGATGAACAGGATAACTGATTTTGTCTTTAGAGCTAAGTTGAACTATCCCAAAATGTTTAGCTTTTTAGCTCAGGAAGGCTCGTCGTCTGTCGCAAATGAAAGATTAAACACCATCATGAATGTTTGTCCCTCTTCAATTACTTTTCTGAGAACTAAACTTATGGGATTTGTTCACAACGGTAAAATTTACGTTCTGTCTTTAGTGGAAGACATGTTTCTGCAGAATCAGTTGGTCAGGCTGCCGAACTGGGCTCATACTTCGGACTTAAATAAGGTGAAGCAATCCAATGACGACGATAACTTTATTGCTCAGAAAAACTATAATGgaacttttccaaagatgaaaagagtgGTACAAACATATTATTTGCAGCAGATTACGGAAACCGTGGTGAGGACTGTCAATACAGTCTTAGAAGTATCCGCATTTGAACTTGATCACAACAAAGCAGAACATTTTTTGGCGGTTGTTGTGGAGAGTTTTATTGCCAGGACAGCGGCCACAGATGAGCCAGTGATCGCAAGCGTTGCAGAACGGCAGAAAGAAATCTTACTAAAAAAGATGAATGATTTGACAGAACAAATCTATCGAATCCTTTGGATCTTTCACAGAATTCAGCCCTTTTGTGTTATTGTCGTACCTCCAAACTCATTGCCAAGACGATACTGCTCTTTAGAGCTTGCCAATAGCACTGtagagaagaagttttTCAGTGGTGAATTGGATGCTAAATTTGTCAAGTTCCAGGTTGACAATATTGTGCTGGATTTTTTACCACATTCTCAGTATTATAATGAGAGTATTTTCTCTAATCACCTCTCCAGCCTAAGGAGGTCAGCACTGGCAGAGGAGTTTAAGGAAGAGAATCCCTCCTCATCGGAGGCAGGTCTGCAGATGTCTGGTATTGATTACAGAGATGCGTCGATCGACTTGAAGACTGGTAAAGTATTAACTGATTACGACAGTATTTTGCGAATTCTCGAATTCAGAATAAAAAACGGTTCCGATAGCGTCTCCTTCAGCGATGGGAGTGAATCAACAGGCTCGAGTAATGAAAATAATATCAACAAAAAAGTTACATGGAGTTCCTTTGACACCATAGTAGCAtcattcatcaaaaagatTGTGGGATCAAAAACCCCTATGAAAGCTGGTGACAGGGTCATAATCATGTGCGAAAACTCAGTTGAGTACGTTGCAATGATCTTGGCGTGTATGTATTGtaactttatcatcataCCATATGCTGTCcttgatgagaatgatgCGGAGAACGCTACAAAAAAATTCGCCAACGTCGTAAAAGCATATGGCGTTAGCAGGATTTTCACCGACGCTAGGACATTCAATCTGCTCGATAATGGAATCGCGATCGCCAAAGCTATGAAAAGATACAAGCATTTCTTTCCCAAGATATCGTCTTTCTCCAAGGTCAAGAAAAAATCGGGCCTGTCAATCAAGACATTCCAAAACCTTCTAAAAGAAAAATACGCGACGAAACCTGGCACTGACCCGACTGCAGTGCCTAGCGTAGTATGGATTAATCATGAAAATGATGCAAGAAGCAATATTCACGTCAACATGACCCACTCAGCGCTAATGAAGTCTTGTAAAATTGTAAAGGAAACTTTACAGTTGTCGTCGAGCCATCCAATATATTCTCTTTCTGCGCATACCAATGGAATGGGATTTATAATGAGCTGTCTCTTGGGAATATACGTTGGTTGTACAACGAGATTATTTAGTTTGCCAGATGTTATTTCCGAtccaagaagtttcttacTGGGCTTGCAAAATTCGGGAGTCAAGGACCTTTATCTCAAACCGGATACATTCCACATATTGATAGAGAAGGCAAATTCATTGGTTACAAATAAGACCACTGCTAAAGCGACGAAGAAGAGTGCATCTACGGTTCTCAGACCGGACATTTTTAAAAGCGTGGCAAACATCATGCTACCATTCACCGGGAGACCAGAGCATTCGAATATCGAGAATTTGCTTAAGCGGAATCCAGCACTAGAGTTAAACTTGACGCAGATAAGCTACATTTACCATCATCACTTCAACCCTTTTATCGCTCTACGTTCATACCTAGGCATCCCTCCAGTGAATCTTTATCTGGACCCGGTTGCTCTTCGAGAAGGGACAGTGGATATGGTAGAACCATCAGCTGCGGGGGCAGGAAATTTCCTTCGAATACAGGATTCAGGCATAGTTCCAGTGTGCACCGACGTCGCAATCGTGAACCCAGAAACTCACCTTCCTTGTTATGAGGGAgaatttggtgaaatttGGTGCTGTTCTGAAGCGAATGCGTTTAGTTATTCTATTTGCAATGAATCGCTTAACTCGAAGGCATCGCGATCATTGACTAAAGATCCCTTCATTACGGATCAGTTCAAGAGTAAGCTCAGAAGCGACATTCACAAGGGATTAACATATTTGAGAACAGGAGATTTAggcttgatgaagaaaatgccATGCATGGACGCGCAAGGAAACACAGTGGAGCTTTGCCTTTTATTCGTGCTGGGAAGCATCAATGAGACAGTTGAGATCCTGGGATTAACTCACTTTGTGAGTGACTTGGAAAGAACTGTTTTAGCTGCTCATAGAGACATAGAAAGGTGTATTATAGCAAAAGCCGGAGGATTGCTTGTTTGTTTAATTAAGTGCACTAGCAATTCGCAAGCCCGATTTGCTAGTTTGACGGCCCTCATAGTCTCAGAGCTGCTTAGAAACCATGGAGTAATACTTGATCTTTGCGCATTCATAAAAAAGGGGACTCAGTCACCTAATGACTGGTCAAAGAATAGGGTTACAGTAATGAGACAATGGTTCGATCAGACCCTGACAATAGAAGAACAGTTTGGTATCAATTTCGGTGAGAACATCTCGATGTACCTACTGTCCGAATTTGAAAAGGGAACATAG